One Felis catus isolate Fca126 chromosome D1, F.catus_Fca126_mat1.0, whole genome shotgun sequence DNA segment encodes these proteins:
- the KCNE3 gene encoding potassium voltage-gated channel subfamily E member 3 encodes METTNGTETWYKSLHAVLKALNATIHSNLLCRPGPDNLTEKRRASLPGRDDNSYMYILFVMFLFAVTVGSLILGYTRSRKVDKRSDPYHVYIKNRVSMI; translated from the coding sequence ATGGAGACCACCAACGGGACTGAGACTTGGTACAAAAGCCTGCACGCTGTGCTGAAGGCTCTAAATGCCACTATTCACAGCAACCTGCTCTGCCGGCCAGGGCCAGACAACCTGACAGAGAAGCGGCGGGCCAGCCTACCTGGCCGTGATGACAACTCCTACATGTACATTCTCTTTGTCATGTTTCTATTTGCTGTCACTGTGGGCAGCCTCATCCTGGGATATACCCGCTCCCGTAAAGTGGACAAGCGCAGTGACCCCTATCACGTGTACATCAAGAACCGTGTGTCTATGATCTGA